A single window of Sporosarcina sp. FSL W7-1349 DNA harbors:
- a CDS encoding nuclease-related domain-containing protein has product MILKERTMPKNLVGTAALMRRLHPDHAKYQQIRENYRNTKAGFGGESDFDKHMKEFRPNYPYAILHDICLKQDGIYFQMDSILITPAFIVIFEVKNYAGKIWIKSKPTQFIRELPSGERKVMSSPIVELERKQYLLNNWLVQRKINLPIKTIVAFAFTNELMMEEELEIKILFTNEVPNYLRTLPVENEIIRREKIQNLAISVRKHHQEYDPFPMIETMGLAREDILFGVICPSCGCRQMEWIQRKWGCPHCKHASTTCHHDALADWTCLISKRITNKEFREFTFLKNPHVAKRLLLRSGLTKRGERRGAYYVME; this is encoded by the coding sequence ATGATCCTTAAAGAAAGAACGATGCCGAAAAACTTAGTAGGCACGGCAGCTTTAATGAGACGTCTTCATCCAGATCATGCAAAATATCAACAAATTCGGGAAAATTATCGGAACACGAAAGCGGGGTTTGGGGGAGAATCGGATTTTGATAAGCATATGAAAGAGTTCAGACCTAATTATCCATATGCTATCCTGCATGACATTTGTCTGAAACAGGACGGAATCTATTTTCAAATGGATTCCATATTAATTACCCCAGCATTTATCGTAATTTTTGAAGTGAAAAATTATGCGGGGAAGATATGGATCAAGTCCAAACCAACCCAATTCATCCGAGAACTACCGTCGGGCGAACGAAAAGTGATGAGTAGTCCCATCGTCGAGCTAGAGCGTAAACAATATTTACTGAACAATTGGCTCGTGCAAAGGAAGATCAATTTGCCCATCAAAACAATTGTGGCTTTCGCATTTACAAATGAATTGATGATGGAGGAAGAGCTGGAAATCAAGATTCTCTTTACTAATGAAGTCCCGAATTATTTAAGGACATTGCCGGTGGAGAATGAAATAATAAGGAGAGAAAAAATTCAAAACTTGGCTATTTCAGTAAGAAAACATCATCAAGAGTATGATCCGTTTCCGATGATTGAAACAATGGGCTTGGCACGGGAGGATATTCTGTTCGGCGTCATCTGCCCATCTTGCGGCTGCCGCCAAATGGAATGGATTCAGAGAAAATGGGGCTGTCCACATTGTAAGCACGCTAGCACAACCTGTCACCATGACGCGCTCGCCGACTGGACTTGCCTTATCAGCAAGCGAATTACAAATAAAGAATTCCGTGAGTTTACATTCTTGAAAAACCCTCATGTTGCCAAGAGGCTCTTACTGCGTTCCGGGCTAACTAAAAGGGGGGAGCGCCGAGGTGCTTATTATGTAATGGAATAA
- the fabZ gene encoding 3-hydroxyacyl-ACP dehydratase FabZ, with translation MLTASQIQEIIPHRYPFLLVDRILEIEEGKRAVGLKNVTVNEDFFNGHFPGYPVMPGVLIVEALAQVGAVAMLLKEENKGRLAFFAGIDNCRFKRQVTPGDTLRLEVEIVRLRGSIGKGKAVATVDGEIACETEMTFALGPASGN, from the coding sequence ATGCTTACAGCAAGTCAAATACAAGAAATCATCCCGCATCGTTATCCTTTCCTGCTCGTGGATCGGATTCTGGAAATCGAAGAGGGAAAACGGGCGGTTGGCCTCAAAAACGTGACGGTCAATGAAGACTTTTTCAACGGTCATTTCCCAGGCTATCCCGTCATGCCCGGAGTTCTCATCGTGGAAGCGCTTGCACAGGTTGGAGCGGTGGCCATGCTACTAAAAGAGGAAAACAAAGGACGGCTCGCTTTCTTCGCAGGCATCGACAACTGTCGTTTCAAACGGCAAGTGACGCCGGGCGATACATTGCGCCTGGAAGTGGAAATCGTCCGGTTGCGCGGCTCAATTGGTAAGGGGAAAGCGGTAGCGACCGTCGATGGAGAAATTGCGTGCGAAACGGAAATGACATTTGCGCTCGGACCGGCCAGCGGAAACTAA
- a CDS encoding DNA-directed RNA polymerase subunit beta, protein MTDEKRYGSNQVGRERLETEVPAKRSLRASRHERKKKEETGQSEESRKWVQIRILPIWLRIILVLLLLAGAAILGAMIGYGYLGDGQPSEVLKKETWTHIFDIMNGKES, encoded by the coding sequence ATGACAGATGAAAAACGGTATGGTTCCAATCAGGTCGGTCGGGAGCGGCTGGAAACCGAAGTACCGGCCAAACGATCGTTACGTGCCTCCCGGCATGAACGGAAAAAGAAGGAAGAGACCGGGCAATCGGAGGAAAGCCGGAAATGGGTCCAGATTCGGATCTTGCCGATTTGGCTCCGCATCATCCTGGTCCTCTTGCTATTGGCGGGCGCAGCCATTCTAGGGGCAATGATCGGTTACGGCTATCTCGGAGACGGCCAACCAAGCGAAGTGCTGAAAAAGGAAACATGGACACATATCTTTGATATAATGAACGGAAAAGAGTCGTAA
- a CDS encoding flagellar hook-basal body protein encodes MIRTMATATNTLNQLQHQFDIIGNNLANASTHGYKSNEASFHELLYQQFNNDKADEAPRQSPLGIRYGTGAVLGQTQINWKIGSLQMTGRELDFALTEPKQHFNILMPGENGEQTVYTRQGNFYVSPVANGQLMLVTGDGYPVANSAGQPITFADNVQSYKVQPGGVLEMTFTDGTVGQAELGITVMERSNVMTRLSATNFALPENLADLGVNEADILTEIQGADRNGIGLQNQALEASNVNYEKEMTDLISVQRSYQFNARTVTLADQMLGLINGIR; translated from the coding sequence ATGATCCGCACGATGGCGACAGCGACCAATACGCTCAATCAATTACAACACCAATTTGATATAATCGGCAATAACTTGGCCAATGCGAGCACGCATGGCTATAAATCGAATGAAGCGAGCTTCCATGAGCTCCTTTATCAGCAATTCAACAATGACAAGGCGGACGAGGCACCGCGGCAATCGCCGCTCGGCATTCGCTACGGAACCGGTGCGGTCCTTGGACAAACGCAGATCAATTGGAAGATCGGCTCCTTGCAAATGACGGGCCGGGAACTCGATTTCGCGCTGACGGAACCGAAGCAGCATTTCAATATTCTAATGCCCGGGGAAAACGGCGAGCAGACCGTCTATACGCGGCAAGGGAACTTCTACGTGTCACCGGTGGCAAACGGCCAATTGATGCTCGTGACGGGCGATGGCTACCCGGTTGCGAACAGCGCGGGGCAGCCGATCACGTTTGCCGATAACGTACAAAGCTATAAAGTCCAGCCGGGCGGAGTATTGGAAATGACGTTCACGGACGGAACAGTCGGACAAGCGGAGCTCGGCATCACTGTGATGGAGCGGTCGAACGTCATGACACGCCTATCTGCGACCAATTTCGCCCTTCCGGAAAACTTGGCAGATTTAGGGGTCAATGAAGCAGACATCCTCACCGAGATCCAAGGGGCGGACCGGAACGGAATCGGATTGCAAAACCAGGCACTCGAAGCATCCAACGTCAACTATGAGAAGGAAATGACTGATTTGATTTCCGTCCAGCGTTCCTATCAATTTAATGCACGCACGGTGACGTTGGCGGACCAGATGCTCGGCCTCATCAACGGCATCCGATAA
- a CDS encoding flagellar hook-basal body protein, translating to MFRGFYTVGSGMIAQQRKTELLANNIANANTPGFKADQSVIRSFPEMFMSSIETARIPTKNGFQMKGLSPVGPISTGVYMQETLPLFTQGQLRETGLNTDVALIDGLLPPDEETGIQGAIFFRLENEGGTEHYTKNGNFALDPNGFLTHPAGYYVLDENGQRIELQNDDFHITSEGVIMDGDNEVATLGVSFAQRPDTLMKLGNGTFVQEGGGDLPAAAGVAGVTYSMQQRYLEASNVDAARAMTDMLTAYRAFEANQKILQAYDRSMEKTVTEVGRVT from the coding sequence ATGTTTCGCGGATTTTATACAGTCGGATCAGGGATGATCGCCCAGCAACGGAAGACGGAGTTGCTGGCGAATAATATTGCCAATGCGAATACACCGGGGTTCAAGGCGGACCAGTCCGTCATCCGTTCCTTCCCGGAAATGTTCATGTCAAGTATTGAGACGGCCCGGATCCCGACGAAGAACGGATTTCAAATGAAAGGCCTCTCGCCAGTCGGCCCGATTTCGACGGGTGTCTATATGCAGGAAACCCTTCCGCTGTTTACCCAAGGGCAATTGCGGGAAACGGGGTTGAATACGGATGTGGCCTTGATCGATGGGCTGCTGCCACCAGATGAGGAAACGGGGATCCAAGGTGCGATCTTCTTCCGGTTAGAAAATGAAGGCGGCACGGAACATTATACGAAAAACGGCAACTTTGCACTCGATCCGAACGGTTTTCTGACGCATCCGGCGGGTTATTATGTGTTGGATGAAAACGGCCAGCGCATCGAATTGCAAAATGATGATTTCCACATCACGAGTGAAGGTGTTATCATGGATGGGGACAACGAAGTGGCGACACTCGGTGTTTCATTTGCCCAGCGTCCTGATACGCTTATGAAACTTGGCAACGGGACATTCGTCCAAGAAGGTGGAGGCGATCTGCCGGCTGCAGCTGGCGTCGCAGGCGTCACTTACTCGATGCAGCAACGGTATTTGGAAGCTTCCAACGTGGATGCAGCCCGGGCGATGACCGACATGCTCACCGCTTATCGCGCGTTCGAGGCAAATCAAAAGATCTTGCAAGCATACGACCGAAGCATGGAAAAGACTGTGACGGAAGTCGGACGAGTCACGTGA
- a CDS encoding rod shape-determining protein: MFSKDIGIDLGTANVLIHVKGKGIVLNEPSVVAVDKKTNKVLAVGEEARQMVGRTPGNIIAIRPMKDGVIADFDVTEAMLRHFINKLNVKGFLSKPRILICCPTNITSVEQKAIRQAAEKSGGKQIYLEEEPKVSAVGAGMDIFQPSGNMVIDIGGGTTDVAVLSMGDIVTSQSIKVAGDTFDTDITNYIKKEYKLLIGERTAEDIKINVGTVFPGGRKEEIDIRGRDLVTGLPRTITVNSQEIGEALKESIYLIVQAAKNVLEKTPPELSADTIDRGIFLTGGGALLHGIDQLLAEELKVPVFIAESPLDCVAIGTGVLLENMGKASMV, encoded by the coding sequence ATGTTTTCAAAAGATATCGGGATAGACCTTGGCACAGCCAATGTCCTGATTCATGTAAAAGGAAAAGGGATCGTATTGAATGAACCCTCGGTCGTAGCCGTAGATAAAAAGACAAATAAAGTGCTGGCCGTGGGCGAAGAAGCGAGACAGATGGTTGGGCGGACACCGGGGAATATCATTGCCATCCGGCCGATGAAAGACGGAGTCATTGCGGATTTTGACGTGACAGAGGCGATGCTTCGCCATTTTATTAATAAATTGAATGTCAAAGGGTTTTTATCCAAGCCTCGCATCCTCATTTGTTGTCCGACCAATATTACGAGTGTCGAGCAGAAGGCAATCCGGCAAGCCGCGGAAAAATCGGGCGGCAAACAGATCTATCTCGAAGAGGAACCAAAAGTGTCGGCAGTCGGCGCAGGAATGGACATTTTCCAGCCGAGCGGCAATATGGTCATCGATATCGGAGGCGGTACGACCGACGTGGCCGTTCTGTCAATGGGCGATATCGTAACCTCGCAGTCTATTAAAGTAGCAGGAGATACATTTGATACGGATATTACGAATTATATTAAAAAAGAGTACAAACTGCTGATTGGGGAACGGACAGCTGAAGATATCAAAATCAATGTCGGCACTGTGTTCCCAGGCGGCCGGAAGGAAGAAATCGATATCCGCGGACGTGATCTCGTTACGGGGCTGCCCCGCACGATCACCGTCAATTCGCAGGAGATCGGGGAAGCTCTCAAGGAATCGATTTATTTGATCGTCCAAGCGGCTAAAAATGTTTTAGAGAAGACACCGCCTGAACTGTCAGCGGATACGATCGACCGGGGGATTTTCCTGACAGGCGGCGGCGCCTTGTTGCACGGGATTGACCAGTTGCTTGCGGAAGAGTTGAAGGTCCCGGTGTTCATTGCCGAAAGTCCATTGGATTGTGTCGCGATCGGAACCGGGGTTTTATTAGAAAATATGGGTAAAGCATCGATGGTGTAA
- a CDS encoding sporulation transcriptional regulator SpoIIID has protein sequence MHEQIRRRCVRLGNMLLETGLTVRALAKATGYSKSTVHKDLTDRLPNVDLALSEEVAKILAYHKSVRHLRGGEATRIKWMNETKKIGDE, from the coding sequence GTGCACGAGCAAATACGGAGGCGATGCGTGCGCCTCGGCAACATGTTGCTGGAAACGGGACTTACAGTGCGGGCGCTGGCGAAAGCGACGGGGTATTCCAAGAGCACAGTCCATAAAGATCTCACGGACCGCTTACCCAACGTCGACCTGGCCTTATCGGAGGAAGTCGCCAAAATATTGGCCTACCATAAGTCTGTCAGACATCTACGCGGCGGCGAGGCGACACGCATCAAATGGATGAATGAAACGAAGAAGATCGGCGATGAATAG
- a CDS encoding M23 family metallopeptidase has product MREEKPKSPSQMNKGSKKNNWFWPVLYSAIAVVFVGMIWGYNAFMKSDSSEQADMAGKDPSDSVVVETNAGNETLKYPFAETLLDDAVILHEYYDAGASEEMRESALLVFDQKYVTNTGVCISVGGEPFEVVAAMSGKVKEVIDDPFKGSEVTITHADGKETTYGSLTGVMVKPDEEVVQGQAIATATENEWNPEAGIYLHFEVKEDGVTKNPRTYLGFQ; this is encoded by the coding sequence ATGCGAGAAGAAAAACCGAAATCCCCTTCTCAAATGAACAAAGGTTCAAAGAAAAACAATTGGTTCTGGCCTGTCCTGTATTCAGCCATCGCGGTTGTCTTCGTCGGTATGATCTGGGGGTATAACGCATTCATGAAAAGCGATTCCTCTGAACAAGCCGATATGGCAGGCAAAGATCCGAGCGATTCCGTCGTAGTAGAGACAAACGCAGGAAACGAGACGTTGAAATACCCATTCGCCGAAACATTACTCGATGATGCAGTTATTCTACATGAATATTATGATGCCGGCGCGAGTGAGGAAATGCGGGAGAGCGCACTGCTCGTCTTCGATCAGAAATATGTGACGAATACGGGTGTCTGCATCTCGGTAGGAGGCGAACCGTTTGAAGTGGTCGCCGCCATGAGTGGAAAAGTGAAGGAAGTCATCGACGATCCGTTCAAGGGAAGTGAAGTGACAATCACTCACGCGGATGGCAAGGAAACGACGTATGGTTCCTTGACAGGCGTCATGGTCAAACCGGATGAGGAAGTCGTGCAAGGACAAGCCATCGCAACTGCCACGGAAAATGAGTGGAACCCGGAAGCGGGCATCTACTTGCATTTCGAAGTGAAAGAAGACGGCGTCACAAAAAATCCGCGTACTTATCTCGGATTCCAATAA
- the spoIID gene encoding stage II sporulation protein D produces the protein MHEELCPVVIRVEGIEEPIPLEEYVVGVVAAEMPATFHPEALEAQAIAARTYALRSTDSGKKSIAADVSAQVYATEADRKERWKKEFKRNEKKVRSAVEATAGEIVKYEDQLISAMFFSTSNGKTEAAKNFSGNDIPYLQSVESAGEEQVAPQVERQIEMSLADWNRAMGNQWNADHFRSLQLVRNPTGRVQKAVTTGYETSGREMRDLLGLASTDFDIAFDVTNEIVHVTTTGYGHGVGMSQYGAEAYAQKGWNAEKILQHYYTGTEIKKFNLDDSECLKTPSLANNSK, from the coding sequence TTGCACGAAGAGTTATGTCCCGTCGTAATCCGGGTGGAAGGCATTGAGGAGCCGATTCCATTGGAAGAGTATGTAGTGGGCGTTGTGGCGGCGGAGATGCCGGCAACATTCCATCCTGAGGCGTTGGAGGCGCAGGCAATTGCCGCCCGGACGTATGCCTTGCGCTCGACTGACAGCGGGAAGAAGTCGATTGCAGCCGATGTGTCTGCCCAAGTGTATGCGACGGAAGCGGACCGAAAAGAACGTTGGAAGAAAGAGTTCAAGCGCAATGAAAAGAAGGTACGCAGTGCGGTCGAAGCGACAGCGGGGGAAATCGTCAAATATGAAGATCAACTAATTTCCGCCATGTTCTTCTCCACATCGAACGGCAAGACGGAAGCTGCGAAAAACTTCAGCGGGAACGACATCCCCTATTTACAGAGTGTCGAGAGCGCGGGGGAGGAACAAGTCGCACCCCAAGTGGAACGCCAAATCGAGATGTCGCTGGCTGACTGGAACCGGGCGATGGGCAATCAATGGAATGCCGATCATTTTCGCTCCCTTCAGCTCGTCCGGAATCCGACCGGCCGCGTCCAGAAAGCGGTCACCACCGGTTATGAAACGAGTGGCAGGGAGATGCGGGATTTGCTTGGACTGGCTTCGACCGATTTTGATATCGCTTTTGATGTGACGAATGAAATCGTCCATGTCACCACGACAGGGTACGGCCATGGAGTAGGGATGAGCCAATACGGCGCAGAAGCTTACGCGCAGAAAGGATGGAATGCGGAAAAGATTCTCCAACACTATTACACCGGGACCGAAATAAAAAAATTCAACTTAGATGATTCCGAGTGTTTAAAAACTCCTTCACTTGCAAATAATAGCAAGTGA
- the murA gene encoding UDP-N-acetylglucosamine 1-carboxyvinyltransferase, translating into MDKIIITGGRVLKGNVRVEGAKNAVLPILAAALLATKGTNIIRDVPDLSDVGTINEVLKSLHAQVEYSPEYGEVRIDSSGQLSTEAQFEYVRKMRASILVMGPLLARHGFARVALPGGCAIGSRPIDQHLKGFEAMGAEITFGHGHVEAKAEHGLKGAKIYLDFPSVGATENIMTAAALAEGTTIIENAAKEPEIVDLANFINEMGGRVVGAGTDSIRIEGVTELYGTTHHIIPDRIETGTFMVAAAITGGDIIIENAVPEHNAALISKMGEMGVSITELEEGIRVKATHPLKAVDLKTMPHPGFPTDMQSQMMALMLTSEGTGVLTETVFENRFMHVEEFRRMNANVKIEGRSVIVMGPSKLQGAEVAATDLRAAASLILAGLVAEGVTRVTELEHLDRGYVNFHGKLAALGADIIRISETSEEKAKQFA; encoded by the coding sequence TTGGATAAAATTATTATAACAGGCGGGCGAGTACTGAAAGGCAACGTTCGGGTCGAAGGAGCAAAAAACGCAGTATTGCCTATTCTTGCAGCAGCTTTGCTTGCCACAAAAGGCACGAATATTATTCGCGACGTCCCGGATCTGTCGGACGTGGGCACAATCAACGAAGTGTTGAAAAGCTTGCATGCACAGGTGGAATATTCCCCGGAATATGGGGAAGTTCGAATCGACTCGTCCGGACAATTATCGACAGAGGCACAGTTCGAATATGTCCGGAAAATGCGTGCTTCCATCTTGGTGATGGGCCCATTGCTCGCACGTCACGGCTTTGCCAGAGTCGCTCTGCCAGGAGGATGCGCCATCGGGTCACGCCCGATCGATCAGCATTTGAAGGGCTTTGAAGCGATGGGTGCGGAGATTACATTCGGTCATGGACATGTCGAAGCGAAAGCGGAACATGGGTTGAAAGGCGCGAAAATTTATTTGGACTTCCCGAGTGTGGGAGCCACCGAAAATATTATGACAGCCGCCGCATTGGCGGAAGGCACGACCATTATCGAAAATGCGGCGAAAGAGCCGGAAATTGTCGATTTGGCGAACTTCATAAATGAAATGGGTGGCAGAGTCGTCGGTGCGGGAACGGATTCAATCCGAATCGAAGGCGTTACGGAATTATATGGCACAACTCATCATATTATACCTGACCGGATTGAAACCGGGACCTTCATGGTAGCCGCAGCGATCACGGGGGGCGATATCATCATCGAGAACGCCGTCCCGGAACATAATGCAGCTCTTATTTCCAAGATGGGTGAGATGGGCGTCAGCATTACAGAACTCGAGGAAGGCATCCGAGTGAAAGCGACACATCCATTGAAAGCAGTCGATCTGAAAACAATGCCGCATCCCGGGTTCCCGACAGATATGCAATCCCAGATGATGGCGCTTATGCTGACATCGGAAGGAACAGGCGTCCTCACTGAAACGGTATTCGAAAACCGCTTCATGCACGTAGAGGAATTCCGACGGATGAATGCGAACGTCAAGATTGAAGGACGCTCCGTGATTGTTATGGGGCCATCCAAGCTACAAGGGGCGGAAGTCGCCGCAACCGACTTGCGTGCCGCTGCATCCTTAATCTTGGCAGGACTCGTCGCAGAAGGCGTCACACGCGTCACAGAACTCGAACACCTCGATCGCGGCTACGTCAACTTCCACGGCAAACTCGCCGCCCTCGGAGCGGATATCATTCGCATCTCCGAAACGTCCGAGGAAAAAGCAAAACAATTCGCTTAA
- a CDS encoding DUF1146 family protein produces the protein MLGYHPILVIASHIFFIGVSFFALQAVMPEKIIRKNRVLQAQLLFILISISIGWAVSNFFLEISYWSRRIPFLFE, from the coding sequence ATGCTCGGATATCATCCCATTTTGGTGATTGCCTCACATATTTTCTTCATCGGTGTTTCATTTTTTGCGTTGCAAGCGGTGATGCCGGAGAAGATTATCCGGAAAAACCGGGTTTTGCAAGCGCAGCTTTTATTCATTTTGATCAGCATTTCCATCGGTTGGGCCGTATCAAATTTCTTTTTGGAGATATCCTATTGGTCAAGACGTATTCCATTCTTATTTGAATGA
- a CDS encoding F0F1 ATP synthase subunit epsilon, translating into MKTMKVNIVTPDGPVCETEADMIIAAAESGEIGILPGHIAMVAPLQIGDLRLKKDGATEHVAVHGGFIEVRPDVVTVLAQSAEMAATIDLARAKAAAKRAEEKLRAQSDEKEHQIMEYALQRAITRIKVYETRL; encoded by the coding sequence ATGAAGACCATGAAAGTCAATATCGTCACTCCCGACGGCCCTGTCTGTGAAACTGAGGCGGACATGATCATCGCAGCCGCCGAATCGGGCGAAATTGGGATTCTTCCCGGCCACATCGCTATGGTGGCACCGCTTCAAATCGGTGATCTTCGTCTGAAAAAAGACGGTGCGACAGAACATGTTGCCGTACACGGCGGTTTTATCGAAGTCCGTCCGGACGTTGTCACCGTATTAGCCCAAAGTGCAGAAATGGCAGCCACAATCGATTTAGCACGTGCGAAAGCCGCAGCTAAACGGGCAGAAGAAAAATTGCGGGCTCAATCGGATGAGAAAGAACACCAGATAATGGAATACGCTTTGCAACGTGCCATTACCCGGATCAAAGTGTACGAAACGAGATTATAA
- the atpD gene encoding F0F1 ATP synthase subunit beta: MNKGQILQVMGPVVDVKFDGGNLPDIYNALKVQIQRANAEAETLTLEVALHLGDDSVRTIAMSSTDGLQRGAEVLDTGAAISVPVGDVTLGRVFNVLGEIIDLGEEIPASEQRDPIHRSAPTFENLSTEVEILETGIKVVDLLAPYIKGGKIGLFGGAGVGKTVLIQELINNIAQEHGGISVFAGVGERTREGNDLYHEMTDSGVINKTAMVFGQMNEPPGARMRVALTGLTMAEYFRDEQGQDVLLFIDNIFRFTQAGSEVSALLGRMPSAVGYQPTLATEMGQLQERITSTNVGSVTSIQAIYVPADDYTDPAPATTFAHLDATTNLERKLSEMGIYPAVDPLASTSRALSPEIVGEEHYEVARQVQSTLQRYRELQDIIAILGMDELSEEDKLVVGRARRIQFFLSQNFHVAEQFTGQAGSYVPVAETIKGFKEILDGRYDHLPEDAFRLVGRIEEVIEKAKGMGVEV; encoded by the coding sequence ATGAATAAAGGACAAATTCTTCAAGTTATGGGTCCGGTTGTCGACGTCAAGTTTGACGGCGGAAACCTGCCGGATATCTATAACGCATTGAAGGTCCAAATCCAACGTGCGAATGCGGAAGCTGAAACGTTGACATTGGAAGTCGCATTGCACCTTGGTGACGACTCCGTCCGTACGATTGCGATGTCATCGACAGACGGCCTACAACGCGGTGCGGAAGTTCTAGATACAGGTGCTGCTATTTCGGTTCCAGTAGGTGATGTGACACTAGGACGTGTATTCAACGTACTAGGGGAAATCATTGACTTGGGAGAGGAGATCCCGGCTTCCGAGCAACGTGATCCGATCCACCGTTCTGCACCAACTTTCGAAAACCTTTCAACAGAAGTTGAAATTCTCGAAACAGGTATTAAAGTAGTTGACTTGCTTGCACCGTACATCAAGGGTGGTAAAATCGGCCTCTTCGGTGGTGCGGGTGTAGGGAAAACCGTTCTAATCCAAGAATTGATCAACAACATCGCGCAAGAACACGGCGGTATCTCCGTATTCGCAGGTGTTGGGGAACGTACACGTGAAGGAAACGACTTGTACCATGAAATGACGGACTCCGGCGTTATCAATAAAACGGCGATGGTCTTCGGTCAGATGAACGAACCACCGGGTGCGCGGATGCGTGTAGCACTTACCGGTTTGACAATGGCTGAATACTTCCGTGACGAGCAAGGGCAAGACGTTCTTCTCTTCATCGATAACATCTTCCGTTTCACACAAGCAGGTTCCGAGGTATCGGCACTTCTTGGCCGTATGCCATCAGCGGTTGGTTACCAGCCGACACTTGCTACAGAAATGGGTCAATTGCAAGAGCGGATCACATCGACGAACGTCGGTTCCGTTACTTCAATCCAAGCAATCTACGTACCAGCGGATGACTATACGGACCCGGCTCCGGCTACGACATTCGCCCACTTGGATGCAACAACAAACTTGGAACGTAAATTATCGGAAATGGGTATCTATCCAGCGGTTGACCCGTTGGCGTCCACTTCTCGTGCACTTAGCCCTGAAATCGTAGGGGAAGAGCACTATGAAGTTGCACGTCAAGTACAGTCGACGCTACAGCGGTACCGTGAACTTCAAGATATCATCGCGATCCTTGGTATGGACGAATTGAGTGAAGAAGACAAGCTAGTCGTTGGACGCGCACGCCGTATCCAGTTCTTCCTATCTCAAAACTTCCACGTGGCTGAGCAATTCACAGGCCAAGCGGGATCCTACGTGCCAGTTGCTGAAACGATCAAAGGATTCAAAGAAATCCTGGATGGCCGTTACGACCATCTTCCAGAAGACGCGTTCCGCCTAGTCGGCCGCATCGAGGAAGTCATCGAGAAAGCAAAAGGCATGGGTGTCGAAGTCTAA
- the atpG gene encoding ATP synthase F1 subunit gamma gives MASLRDIETRIKSTKKTSQITKAMQMVSASKLTRAEQNAKAFVPYMEKIQEVVGSIAAGTSDSGHPMLTSRPVKKTGYVVITSDRGLVGGYNANILRVARRAIESRHKSKDEVMIIAIGRKGFEFFNRMGFNVVESLIGLSDHPTFGEIKDIANRAVGMFTEGVYDEVYLYYNHFVSAISSEATEKKLLPLTDITSAPAASYEFEPSGEAILEVLLPQYAESLIFGAVLDGKASEHASSMTAMQTATDNASELIDSLTLSFNRARQAAITQEITEIVGGVAALE, from the coding sequence GTGGCATCATTACGCGATATAGAAACTCGTATTAAATCGACGAAGAAGACAAGCCAGATCACGAAAGCGATGCAAATGGTTTCCGCTTCGAAACTGACGCGTGCCGAGCAGAACGCAAAAGCGTTCGTCCCATACATGGAGAAAATCCAGGAAGTGGTGGGCTCCATCGCGGCAGGAACAAGCGACTCCGGCCACCCGATGTTGACATCGCGACCTGTCAAAAAGACAGGATATGTCGTCATCACATCGGACCGTGGACTTGTAGGAGGTTATAACGCTAACATCCTCCGGGTTGCGAGACGTGCCATCGAATCTCGTCACAAGTCGAAAGACGAAGTGATGATCATCGCGATCGGTCGAAAAGGGTTTGAATTCTTCAATCGGATGGGCTTCAATGTCGTTGAAAGTCTCATCGGCTTGTCCGACCATCCTACATTCGGGGAAATCAAAGACATCGCGAACCGTGCTGTTGGCATGTTCACAGAGGGCGTATACGATGAAGTGTACTTGTACTACAATCACTTCGTCTCCGCCATCTCAAGCGAAGCGACTGAAAAGAAATTGCTTCCGCTCACAGATATCACATCGGCACCGGCTGCGTCCTATGAGTTCGAACCATCAGGAGAAGCAATCCTGGAAGTTCTACTCCCGCAGTATGCGGAAAGTCTCATATTCGGCGCGGTGCTCGATGGAAAAGCGAGCGAACATGCTTCCAGTATGACAGCGATGCAAACTGCTACAGATAATGCTTCTGAGTTAATAGATTCTTTAACACTTTCATTCAACCGTGCCCGACAAGCCGCGATCACGCAAGAAATTACGGAAATCGTCGGCGGTGTCGCCGCTCTCGAGTAA